One part of the Pelodiscus sinensis isolate JC-2024 chromosome 16, ASM4963464v1, whole genome shotgun sequence genome encodes these proteins:
- the LOC102449891 gene encoding parvalbumin, thymic CPV3, with protein MSITDILSPGDIAAALRDCQAPDSFSHKKFFQISGMSKKSSSQIKDIFRLLDNDQSGFIEEDELKYFLQRFESGARVLTASETKSFLAAADHDGDGKIGAEEFQEMVHS; from the exons ATGAGCATCACTGACATCCTCAGCCCTGGTGATATTGCTGCTGCCCTGCGGGACTGTCAAG caccagattCTTTCAGCCACAAAAAATTCTTTCAGATTAGTGGCATGTCCAAAAAGAGCAGCAGCCAGATCAAGGATATCTTCCGGCTCTTAGACAATGATCAAAGCGGTTTTATCGAAGAAGATGAACTCAA GTACTTCCTCCAGCGGTTTGAGAGTGGAGCCAGAGTATTAACTGCTTCAGAAACCAAGAGTTTTTTGGCAGCTGCAGATCATGATGGGGATGGCAAAATTGGGGCTGAAG